In the genome of Cronobacter malonaticus LMG 23826, one region contains:
- a CDS encoding methionine ABC transporter permease, whose protein sequence is MLESLFPHLKIDQLLAATQETLYMTALSGVATFVLGIMLGLALFLTARGGLFQNRLVYGVISIVVNVFRSIPFIILIVLLIPFTKTIIGTILGANAALPALIVGAAPFYARLVEIGLREVDKGVIEATRSMGARMSTLIFRVLLPESSPALVSGITVTLIALVSYSAMAGVIGAGGLGNLAYLEGFQRNHNDVTLVATVAILVIVFIIQFIGDALTSYLDKR, encoded by the coding sequence ATGCTTGAGTCCCTGTTTCCCCATCTGAAGATTGATCAGCTCCTGGCCGCCACCCAGGAGACGCTCTACATGACCGCGCTCTCGGGCGTCGCCACCTTTGTGCTCGGCATTATGCTGGGGCTGGCGCTGTTCTTAACGGCGCGCGGCGGGCTGTTTCAAAACCGTCTGGTCTATGGCGTTATCTCCATCGTGGTGAACGTGTTCCGTTCCATCCCGTTCATTATCTTGATAGTGCTGCTGATCCCGTTTACCAAAACGATTATCGGCACCATTCTTGGCGCGAACGCCGCGCTGCCGGCGCTGATTGTCGGGGCCGCGCCGTTCTACGCGCGTCTGGTGGAGATTGGCCTGCGCGAAGTCGATAAAGGCGTGATTGAAGCCACCCGCTCGATGGGCGCGCGCATGAGCACGCTGATTTTCCGCGTGCTGCTGCCGGAATCGTCCCCGGCGCTGGTCTCGGGAATTACCGTCACCCTGATTGCGCTGGTGAGCTACAGCGCGATGGCCGGGGTGATTGGCGCAGGCGGGCTTGGAAATCTCGCTTATCTGGAAGGATTCCAGCGTAACCATAACGACGTCACGCTGGTGGCGACGGTCGCGATACTGGTGATCGTCTTCATCATTCAGTTCATCGGTGACGCCTTAACCTCTTATTTAGATAAACGCTAA
- a CDS encoding phenolic acid decarboxylase produces the protein MSNFDKHDLSGFVGKHLVYTYDNGWNYELYIKNDNTIDYRIHSGIVGNRWVKDQRVYIVRVGENIYKVSWTEPTGTDVSLIANLGDRLFHGTIFFPRWVMNDPKKTVCFQNEHIEQMEAYREAGPAYPTEVIDEFATITFVRDCGANDESVIACPASELPADFPNNLR, from the coding sequence ATGAGTAACTTCGACAAACACGATTTAAGCGGTTTTGTGGGTAAACATCTGGTCTACACCTACGACAACGGCTGGAACTACGAGCTGTACATTAAAAACGACAACACCATCGACTACCGCATCCACAGCGGCATCGTCGGCAACCGCTGGGTGAAAGATCAGCGTGTTTATATCGTCCGCGTGGGCGAGAATATCTATAAAGTCTCCTGGACCGAACCGACCGGCACCGACGTCAGTCTGATTGCGAACCTGGGCGACCGTCTGTTCCACGGCACCATCTTCTTCCCGCGCTGGGTGATGAACGATCCGAAGAAAACGGTGTGCTTCCAGAACGAGCATATTGAACAGATGGAAGCCTACCGCGAAGCCGGCCCGGCTTACCCGACCGAAGTGATCGACGAATTCGCCACCATCACATTTGTGCGTGACTGCGGTGCCAATGACGAAAGCGTCATCGCCTGCCCGGCAAGCGAACTGCCGGCGGATTTCCCGAACAACCTGCGTTAA
- a CDS encoding vgr related protein has product MEIENARHLTPGEIKEAKLLFKNSINYQNVFIHNEAWFPFGLQTAHTAVSPDGDIYFLPSEYRENFASSTLRLQHLFMHEMMHVWQYQHGYYVKLRGMFSWAVSYFYTLERGRSLKTYALEQQACIVADYWVLKYYSVRQWAQLKKCLNPFSFNDVADC; this is encoded by the coding sequence ATGGAAATTGAAAATGCCCGCCATTTAACGCCAGGCGAAATCAAAGAAGCGAAGCTTCTTTTTAAAAACTCAATAAATTACCAGAACGTTTTTATTCATAACGAAGCCTGGTTTCCTTTTGGACTGCAGACCGCGCATACCGCGGTTTCGCCTGATGGCGATATCTATTTTCTGCCCTCTGAATATCGTGAAAATTTCGCCAGCAGCACGCTCCGTTTACAGCATCTGTTCATGCATGAAATGATGCATGTCTGGCAATATCAGCACGGTTATTACGTCAAATTACGGGGTATGTTTTCCTGGGCGGTGAGCTATTTTTATACGCTTGAAAGAGGCCGCAGCCTGAAGACATACGCGCTGGAACAGCAGGCCTGTATCGTCGCGGATTATTGGGTCCTGAAATACTATTCTGTCAGGCAGTGGGCGCAGCTAAAAAAATGTCTGAACCCTTTTTCATTTAATGATGTCGCCGATTGCTGA
- a CDS encoding putative T6SS immunity periplasmic lipoprotein, giving the protein MKPLLIVSLSSLLAGCVWSGADRPVFSETANVAIQDNAICISLPDAAKNDVVTYFAFSDGNGLFTETHKIFPAWKNCLPNITYRRGERYEVWITLMTPSGELRKYAAEFTAP; this is encoded by the coding sequence ATGAAACCGTTATTGATCGTTTCGCTGAGTAGCCTGCTGGCGGGGTGCGTGTGGTCAGGCGCCGATCGGCCGGTATTTTCTGAAACGGCTAACGTGGCGATCCAGGACAACGCCATTTGCATCTCGCTTCCCGACGCGGCAAAAAATGATGTCGTCACTTATTTCGCATTTTCAGACGGCAATGGCCTGTTTACTGAAACACATAAAATTTTCCCTGCCTGGAAAAACTGCCTGCCGAATATCACATACAGGCGCGGCGAGCGCTATGAGGTCTGGATAACGCTGATGACGCCGTCGGGAGAATTACGGAAATACGCGGCGGAGTTTACCGCGCCATAA
- a CDS encoding glycoside hydrolase family 15 protein, with protein MKNKTYRSPARENGYAGLGDYAVIGEGRSVALIAPDGAIDWWCVPNLDSPPLFDRILDAPLGGYFALTPEDSWEMSRSYRENSNVLETRYKTASGEVLITESINSTFAGRLPWSEMARRVEGIKGHVRLNVVFKPGTRARTCSPWLDHVQEKTIFHLDDLMVAVRCTDDVETEYCDDRGMRGTLTTSPGSRSLIALVATEKEPLAMPPLEKIDQRIETSDHAWRDWAENLCWNGPFEHHVKRSALALKFLWYAPTGALAASATTSLPEGIGKEKNYDYRYAWVRDACLIIKSFVYLGSLEDCKAAFSWLTSTIIRHDGHLRACYTLEGGLVPEERYPQLEGYQGTQPVRVGNNARDQFQPSMYGDLLGTARLFVEMGHVLDLATSRLLGHLANRCADRWRLPDSGIWELPEERHYTHSKMACWLALDQAVALAEIGHIEPTWKGRWARERDRISEWIETHCWSESRQAYTFYAGSETLDAAISLTHYYGSKINRKRMLSTLEAIYQELGHNSPMLYRYSGVEVEESTFVACAFWRVEALAELKKRDQAQEEMKEILDTLCQSGNVQIFNEMYDTRTGGWRGNMPLGLSHLSLICAANALACDNPGHRI; from the coding sequence GTGAAAAATAAGACCTACCGCTCCCCCGCGCGCGAGAACGGCTACGCGGGTCTCGGCGATTACGCCGTTATCGGTGAAGGCCGCTCAGTGGCGCTTATCGCGCCGGACGGCGCAATCGACTGGTGGTGCGTGCCGAATCTCGATTCGCCGCCGCTGTTTGACCGCATTCTCGACGCGCCCCTGGGCGGTTACTTCGCGCTGACGCCCGAAGATTCGTGGGAGATGTCGCGCAGCTACCGCGAGAACAGCAACGTGCTGGAGACGCGCTATAAAACCGCCTCCGGCGAAGTGCTGATTACCGAATCCATCAACAGTACGTTCGCCGGACGCCTGCCCTGGAGCGAGATGGCGCGCCGCGTCGAAGGCATTAAGGGCCATGTGCGTCTGAATGTGGTTTTTAAGCCCGGCACGCGTGCCCGCACCTGTTCGCCGTGGCTGGATCACGTGCAGGAGAAAACGATTTTCCACCTCGACGATTTAATGGTCGCGGTGCGCTGTACGGATGATGTGGAGACAGAATACTGCGACGATAGGGGTATGCGCGGCACGCTCACCACCTCGCCCGGCTCGCGCTCGCTGATAGCGCTGGTGGCGACGGAAAAGGAGCCGCTGGCGATGCCGCCGCTTGAGAAAATCGACCAGCGCATTGAAACCAGCGACCACGCCTGGCGCGACTGGGCGGAAAACCTCTGCTGGAACGGCCCGTTTGAGCATCACGTGAAGCGCTCGGCGCTGGCGCTGAAATTTCTCTGGTACGCGCCGACCGGGGCGCTGGCGGCCTCCGCCACCACGTCGCTGCCGGAAGGCATCGGCAAAGAGAAAAATTATGACTACCGCTACGCGTGGGTGCGCGACGCCTGTCTGATTATCAAATCGTTTGTCTATCTGGGGTCGCTTGAAGATTGTAAGGCGGCGTTTTCCTGGCTTACCTCGACGATTATCCGACACGACGGCCACCTGCGCGCCTGCTATACGCTGGAAGGTGGGCTGGTGCCGGAGGAGCGCTACCCGCAGCTGGAAGGCTACCAGGGCACGCAGCCGGTGCGGGTTGGCAATAACGCGCGCGATCAGTTTCAGCCGAGCATGTATGGCGATCTGCTCGGCACCGCGCGGCTGTTCGTTGAGATGGGGCATGTGCTCGATCTCGCGACCTCGCGCCTGCTCGGCCATCTGGCGAACCGCTGCGCCGATCGCTGGCGGCTGCCCGATTCCGGCATCTGGGAATTGCCCGAGGAGCGTCACTACACGCACTCGAAAATGGCCTGCTGGCTGGCGCTCGATCAGGCCGTGGCGCTGGCGGAGATTGGCCATATCGAGCCGACATGGAAAGGCCGCTGGGCGCGCGAACGCGACCGCATCAGCGAGTGGATTGAGACGCACTGCTGGAGCGAGAGCCGCCAGGCGTACACCTTCTACGCGGGCAGCGAGACGCTCGACGCCGCCATCAGCCTCACCCACTACTACGGCAGCAAAATTAACCGCAAGCGGATGCTATCCACACTTGAGGCGATTTATCAGGAACTCGGCCATAACAGCCCAATGCTCTACCGCTACTCGGGCGTCGAGGTGGAAGAGAGCACCTTTGTGGCCTGCGCCTTTTGGCGCGTCGAGGCGCTGGCGGAGCTGAAAAAGCGCGACCAGGCGCAGGAGGAGATGAAAGAAATTCTCGACACGCTGTGCCAGAGCGGCAACGTGCAGATCTTTAACGAGATGTACGACACCCGCACCGGCGGCTGGCGCGGCAACATGCCGCTCGGCTTAAGCCATCTGTCGCTTATCTGCGCCGCCAACGCGCTGGCCTGCGACAATCCGGGGCACAGGATTTAA
- a CDS encoding oligosaccharide MFS transporter: MNKPALTPVEKQNFIFFLLFFFFYYFIMSAYFPFFPVWLADVAHLSKTDTGIVFSCISLFAIIFQPVFGLVSDKLGLRKHLLWTITGLLVLFAPFFIFVLKPLLAFNIWVGAFVGGCYLGIVFSSGSGAVEAYIERVSRANNFEYGKVRVSGCVGWALCASMTGMLFGVNPNIIFWVASACALILAGVLWFSRPAGESGNLISGTKETSQAFSMKLVSELFRMRSFWAFIIYVVGVASVYDVFDQQFANFFKGFFSSPERGTQIFGFVTTGGELLNATVMFFTPFIINRIGSKNALLIAGAIMSMRIIGSSFATADWQVIILKTLHMFELPFLLVGTFKYISAVFDPRLSATLFLVGFNLSKQLSGVVLSTWAGRMYDTVGFQQTYLVLGLITLGFTVISFFTLQGRPRPALEKSPDSSLA; this comes from the coding sequence ATGAATAAGCCTGCCCTGACCCCGGTTGAAAAACAGAACTTCATATTCTTTTTGCTGTTCTTCTTTTTCTACTACTTCATTATGTCGGCCTACTTTCCGTTTTTCCCGGTGTGGCTGGCGGATGTCGCGCATCTCAGTAAAACGGATACCGGCATTGTCTTCTCATGTATTTCGCTGTTCGCGATTATCTTCCAGCCGGTGTTTGGCCTGGTCTCCGACAAGCTCGGGCTGCGCAAGCATCTGCTGTGGACGATAACCGGCCTGCTGGTGCTGTTCGCGCCGTTTTTTATCTTTGTGCTCAAGCCGCTGCTGGCGTTTAACATCTGGGTCGGGGCGTTTGTCGGCGGTTGCTATCTCGGCATTGTCTTCTCAAGCGGCTCCGGCGCGGTGGAGGCGTACATTGAGCGCGTCAGCCGCGCCAATAATTTTGAGTATGGCAAGGTGCGCGTCTCCGGCTGCGTGGGCTGGGCGCTGTGCGCCTCAATGACCGGTATGCTGTTTGGCGTGAACCCTAATATCATCTTCTGGGTGGCGTCGGCGTGCGCGCTGATCCTGGCGGGCGTGCTCTGGTTTTCGCGCCCGGCGGGGGAGAGCGGCAACCTGATCTCCGGCACGAAGGAGACCAGCCAGGCGTTCTCGATGAAGCTCGTCAGCGAGCTGTTCAGAATGCGCAGCTTCTGGGCGTTTATCATCTACGTGGTGGGCGTGGCGAGCGTGTATGACGTCTTTGACCAGCAGTTCGCCAACTTCTTTAAAGGCTTTTTCTCAAGCCCCGAGCGCGGCACCCAGATTTTCGGCTTCGTCACTACCGGCGGCGAGCTGCTCAACGCCACCGTGATGTTCTTCACGCCGTTTATCATCAACCGCATCGGCAGCAAAAACGCGCTGCTTATCGCGGGCGCGATCATGTCGATGCGCATTATCGGCTCGTCATTCGCCACCGCCGACTGGCAGGTGATCATCCTCAAAACGCTGCATATGTTTGAGCTGCCGTTCCTGCTGGTGGGCACGTTTAAATACATTTCCGCGGTCTTCGATCCGCGCCTTTCCGCCACGCTGTTTCTGGTGGGCTTTAACCTCTCCAAACAGCTCTCCGGCGTCGTGCTCTCCACCTGGGCGGGCCGGATGTATGACACCGTGGGCTTCCAGCAGACCTATCTGGTGCTTGGGCTGATTACGCTTGGCTTTACCGTTATCTCGTTCTTCACGCTCCAGGGCCGCCCGCGCCCGGCGCTTGAGAAATCGCCCGATTCTTCGCTGGCCTGA
- a CDS encoding NAD-dependent malic enzyme: MEIKHKKNRSLYIPYAGPVLLEFPLLNKGSAFSMEERSNFNLLGLLPEVVETIEEQAERAWRQFEDFKTDIDKHIYLRNIQDTNETLFYRLLENHLEVMMPIIYTPTVGSACERFSEIYRRARGVFISWPNRHNMDDILQNVPIHNIKVIVVTDGERILGLGDQGIGGMGIPIGKLSLYTACGGISPAYTLPIVLDVGTNNQQLLNDPLYMGWRHPRITDDEYYAFVDDFIQAVKQRWPNVLLQFEDFAQKNAMPLLERYRDEICCFNDDIQGTAAVTLGTLIAASRAAGSQLSEQKIVFLGAGSAGCGIAEQIIAWMRTEGGLSDEQARARVFMVDRFGLLTDNMPNLLSFQSKLVQKRDSLQGWDTQSDSISLLDVVRNAKPDILIGVSGQTGLFTEEIIREMHKHCARPIVMPLSNPTSRVEATPHDILNWTDGAALVATGSPFQPVTVKEKTYPIAQCNNAYIFPGIGLGIISSGALRVTDEMMMAASEALASHSPLVNTGSGLVLPPLTDIQQVSKDIAFAVGKMAQQQGVAVKTSAEALLQAIEENFWLPEYRSYRRTSI, translated from the coding sequence ATGGAAATCAAACACAAAAAAAACCGTTCGCTTTACATTCCCTACGCCGGCCCCGTTCTGCTGGAGTTCCCGCTGCTGAATAAAGGCAGCGCCTTCAGCATGGAAGAGCGCAGCAATTTCAACCTGCTGGGGCTGTTGCCGGAAGTGGTGGAAACCATTGAAGAGCAGGCGGAGCGTGCGTGGCGACAGTTTGAAGATTTCAAAACGGATATTGATAAACACATTTACCTGCGCAACATCCAGGACACCAACGAAACCCTGTTCTATCGCCTGCTGGAAAACCATCTTGAGGTGATGATGCCCATCATCTACACCCCGACGGTGGGCTCGGCCTGCGAACGTTTTTCTGAGATCTACCGCCGCGCCCGCGGGGTGTTCATCTCCTGGCCGAACCGCCACAACATGGATGACATCCTGCAGAACGTACCTATCCATAACATCAAAGTGATCGTGGTGACCGACGGCGAGCGTATTCTCGGCCTCGGCGACCAGGGCATCGGCGGCATGGGCATTCCTATCGGCAAGCTCTCGCTCTACACCGCCTGCGGCGGCATCAGCCCGGCGTATACGCTGCCTATCGTGCTGGATGTCGGCACCAACAATCAGCAACTGCTGAACGATCCGCTCTATATGGGCTGGCGTCACCCGCGTATCACCGACGACGAGTATTACGCCTTCGTCGATGACTTTATCCAGGCGGTGAAACAGCGCTGGCCGAACGTGCTGTTGCAGTTTGAAGATTTCGCGCAGAAAAACGCGATGCCGCTGCTTGAGCGCTATCGCGACGAGATCTGCTGCTTTAACGATGATATTCAGGGCACCGCGGCGGTGACGCTCGGCACGCTGATTGCCGCGAGCCGCGCGGCGGGCAGCCAGCTCAGCGAGCAGAAAATCGTCTTCCTCGGCGCAGGTTCTGCCGGGTGCGGCATCGCCGAGCAGATCATCGCGTGGATGCGCACGGAAGGCGGCTTAAGCGACGAACAGGCGCGCGCCCGCGTGTTTATGGTCGACCGTTTCGGCCTGCTGACCGACAACATGCCAAACCTGCTGTCGTTCCAGTCGAAGCTGGTGCAAAAACGCGACAGCCTGCAGGGCTGGGATACGCAGAGCGATTCGATCTCGCTGCTGGATGTGGTGCGCAACGCCAAACCGGACATTCTCATCGGCGTCTCCGGCCAGACCGGGCTTTTCACCGAAGAGATCATCCGCGAGATGCACAAGCACTGCGCGCGCCCGATTGTCATGCCGCTCTCTAACCCGACCTCACGCGTCGAGGCGACGCCGCACGACATCCTGAACTGGACAGACGGCGCGGCGCTGGTGGCGACGGGCAGCCCGTTCCAGCCGGTGACGGTGAAAGAGAAAACGTACCCGATTGCGCAGTGCAACAACGCCTATATCTTCCCCGGCATCGGGCTTGGGATTATTTCGTCCGGCGCGCTGCGCGTGACCGATGAGATGATGATGGCGGCGAGTGAAGCGCTGGCCTCGCATTCGCCGCTGGTCAATACCGGCAGCGGTCTGGTGCTGCCGCCGCTGACGGATATTCAGCAGGTGTCGAAGGATATCGCGTTCGCGGTAGGTAAAATGGCGCAGCAGCAGGGTGTGGCGGTGAAAACCTCCGCCGAGGCGCTGTTACAGGCCATTGAGGAAAACTTCTGGCTGCCGGAATACCGCAGCTACCGCCGCACCTCTATCTAA
- a CDS encoding methionine ABC transporter ATP-binding protein, protein MIVLRNISKLFHQGKDTITAVDDVNLEVERGQIYGIIGYSGAGKSTLIRLLNGLEKPTSGTVTVAGKEISAARGESLRQARLKISMVFQHFNLLWSRTVSENIAFSMQIAGVPKAEIKTRVAELIDLVGLKGRENAYPSRLSGGQKQRVGIARALANRPDVLLCDEATSALDPQTTDQILDLLQDINRRFGLTIVLITHEMHVVRKICDRVAVMENGRVVEEGDVLQVFTHPQQPITRQFVRQISQEGADDAFDPALAGELNGAVIKLTFVGHSTHQPVVGELTLRYGLPFNILHGKMTQTAHGVFGQLWLHVVATPEQLENILADLRLHEIHCEVIKHA, encoded by the coding sequence ATGATAGTTTTAAGGAACATCTCGAAGCTGTTTCATCAGGGTAAGGACACCATTACGGCGGTAGATGACGTCAACCTGGAAGTCGAGCGGGGACAAATCTACGGCATTATCGGCTATAGCGGCGCGGGGAAAAGCACCCTGATTCGCCTGTTAAATGGCCTCGAAAAACCGACATCCGGCACTGTGACCGTGGCGGGTAAAGAGATTTCCGCCGCGCGCGGCGAATCGCTGCGTCAGGCGCGCCTGAAAATCAGCATGGTGTTCCAGCACTTCAATCTGCTCTGGTCGCGTACCGTCAGCGAAAACATCGCCTTTTCGATGCAAATCGCGGGCGTGCCGAAAGCGGAAATCAAAACCCGCGTGGCGGAGCTTATCGATCTGGTCGGGCTGAAGGGCCGCGAAAACGCTTATCCGTCGCGCCTGTCCGGCGGGCAGAAACAGCGCGTCGGCATCGCCCGCGCGCTCGCCAACCGTCCGGATGTGTTGCTGTGCGACGAAGCCACCTCGGCGCTCGACCCGCAAACCACCGATCAAATCCTCGATCTGCTCCAGGACATCAACCGCCGCTTCGGGCTTACCATTGTGCTGATCACCCATGAGATGCATGTGGTGCGCAAGATTTGCGATCGCGTGGCGGTGATGGAAAACGGCCGCGTGGTGGAAGAGGGCGACGTGTTGCAGGTCTTCACCCATCCGCAGCAGCCGATTACGCGCCAGTTTGTGCGCCAGATTAGCCAGGAAGGAGCCGACGACGCGTTCGACCCGGCGCTGGCCGGTGAGCTTAACGGCGCGGTGATCAAATTGACGTTTGTCGGGCACAGCACGCACCAGCCGGTCGTTGGCGAGCTGACGCTGCGCTATGGCCTGCCTTTTAATATTCTGCACGGCAAAATGACCCAGACCGCCCACGGCGTGTTTGGCCAGCTCTGGCTGCATGTGGTGGCGACGCCGGAACAGCTTGAGAATATCCTCGCCGATTTACGCCTGCATGAGATCCACTGCGAGGTTATCAAACATGCTTGA
- a CDS encoding MetQ/NlpA family ABC transporter substrate-binding protein gives MKRVLTLIAAATLSVSAWADTLTVGASNVPHAEILEQAKPILAKQGIDLEIRPFQDYILPNTALASRDIDANYFQHIPYLNSVLKDHADDKTYDFVSAGAIHIEPIGIYSKKYKSLKDLPQGGKVIMRDAVAEEGRILSIFEREGVIKLKPGVNKVDARISDIVENPKKLNFLPNVEGSLLPQMYNNDEGDAVVINANYAIDAGLDPVKDPIAVESGENNPYANIITVHKGDEKKKDIVALVNVLHSKQIQDWIRTKYKGAVIPVNN, from the coding sequence ATGAAAAGAGTACTGACGCTGATTGCCGCCGCCACCCTGAGCGTTTCCGCCTGGGCCGACACCCTGACCGTGGGCGCGTCCAACGTGCCGCACGCGGAAATTCTGGAGCAGGCGAAGCCGATTCTGGCTAAGCAGGGCATCGATCTGGAAATCCGCCCGTTCCAGGATTACATCCTGCCGAACACGGCGCTGGCGAGCCGCGACATCGACGCGAACTATTTCCAGCACATCCCGTATCTGAACAGCGTGCTGAAAGATCACGCCGATGACAAAACCTATGATTTCGTGAGCGCGGGCGCGATTCACATCGAGCCTATCGGCATCTACTCCAAAAAATACAAATCCCTGAAAGATCTGCCGCAAGGCGGCAAAGTCATCATGCGTGACGCCGTGGCGGAAGAAGGCCGTATCCTCTCTATTTTCGAGCGTGAAGGCGTCATCAAGCTGAAGCCGGGCGTGAACAAAGTGGACGCGCGCATCAGCGACATCGTTGAGAACCCGAAAAAGCTTAACTTCCTGCCGAACGTGGAAGGCTCTCTGCTGCCGCAGATGTATAACAACGACGAAGGCGACGCGGTGGTGATTAACGCCAACTACGCCATCGACGCGGGCCTCGACCCGGTGAAAGATCCGATCGCGGTGGAAAGCGGCGAGAACAACCCGTACGCCAACATCATCACCGTGCATAAAGGCGACGAGAAGAAAAAAGATATCGTGGCGCTGGTCAACGTGCTGCACTCCAAACAGATTCAGGACTGGATCCGCACCAAATATAAAGGCGCGGTTATTCCGGTGAATAACTGA
- a CDS encoding PhoX family protein — translation MGRPLKTLFKREHSEEISNPSDNRAFSQVAEVYLSRRRLLQAGAVAGAAAAFPFLLKPENALAKAVSNASGNLGKATALGFTSLPVSTEDTVIVPEGYIAKPFYKWGDATGLAGNLPVFKSDGSNTTEEQAAQAGMHHDGMAWFSLPQGGHSADHGLLAMNHEYIDNGLLFKDGDANWSADKALKGQNAMGVSVIEVKKASQGWEVVRPSSFARRITVNTPMKITGPALHNPLMQTADDPKGETILGTMQNCANGFTPWGTYLTCEENWSDIFVKKAEMNPLEKRYGISDSDDSYRWNEVDKRFSVDATPNEPNRFGWVVEIDPYDPHSVPRKHTALGRIKHEGAAVTLAPDNRVVVYMGDDQKFEYIYKFVSEGKFNPQDRKANMRLLEKGTLYVAKFNDDGKGEWLPLVFGQNGLDASKGFENQGDLLIKTRLAADAVGATKMDRPEWIAVDPYHTGSVYCTLTNNSDRGKEGKAPVDAANPRAKNVYGHIMHWLEQNGDPTALAFAWDILVMGGRTDTDKPEAKGSMKGAEFGSADGLSFDHRGVLWIQTDVSSSTINRKDYEGMGNNQMVATIPGTNEFRRFLTGPRGCEITGIAFTPDNRTLFINIQHPGEPGEGLSDPQHPTAVSSWPDGDKAGRPRSSTVVIVKADGGMIGT, via the coding sequence ATGGGCAGACCGTTAAAAACCTTATTCAAACGTGAGCATAGTGAAGAGATCAGCAACCCGAGCGATAACCGCGCGTTTTCGCAGGTGGCGGAAGTCTATTTGTCGCGCCGCCGCCTGTTGCAGGCCGGCGCGGTCGCCGGCGCCGCGGCGGCGTTTCCGTTTCTGCTGAAACCGGAAAACGCGCTCGCGAAAGCGGTCTCGAACGCGAGCGGCAACCTCGGCAAAGCCACGGCGCTCGGTTTCACCAGTCTGCCGGTTTCCACCGAAGATACCGTTATCGTGCCGGAAGGCTACATCGCGAAGCCCTTCTACAAATGGGGCGACGCCACCGGCCTTGCCGGGAATCTGCCGGTTTTTAAAAGCGACGGCAGCAACACCACGGAAGAGCAGGCGGCGCAGGCCGGGATGCACCACGACGGCATGGCGTGGTTTAGCCTGCCGCAGGGCGGGCACAGCGCCGATCACGGCCTGCTCGCTATGAACCATGAATACATCGACAACGGCCTGCTGTTTAAAGATGGCGACGCCAACTGGAGCGCCGACAAAGCGCTGAAAGGCCAGAACGCGATGGGCGTGTCGGTTATCGAAGTGAAAAAAGCGTCCCAGGGCTGGGAAGTCGTGCGCCCGTCGTCTTTCGCGCGCCGCATCACCGTTAACACGCCGATGAAAATCACCGGCCCGGCGCTGCATAACCCGCTGATGCAGACGGCTGACGATCCGAAAGGCGAAACCATTCTCGGCACCATGCAGAACTGCGCCAACGGCTTTACGCCGTGGGGCACCTACCTGACGTGCGAAGAGAACTGGTCCGATATTTTCGTGAAAAAAGCGGAAATGAACCCGCTGGAAAAACGCTACGGCATCAGCGACAGCGATGACTCCTACCGCTGGAACGAAGTGGATAAGCGCTTCAGCGTCGACGCCACGCCGAACGAGCCGAACCGCTTCGGCTGGGTGGTGGAAATCGACCCGTACGATCCGCATTCGGTGCCGCGCAAGCACACCGCGCTTGGCCGCATCAAGCACGAAGGCGCGGCGGTGACGCTCGCGCCGGATAACCGCGTTGTCGTCTATATGGGCGATGACCAGAAATTCGAATACATCTATAAATTTGTCTCGGAAGGCAAATTCAACCCGCAGGATCGCAAAGCCAATATGCGCCTGCTGGAGAAAGGCACGCTGTATGTGGCGAAATTTAACGACGACGGCAAAGGCGAGTGGCTGCCGCTGGTGTTCGGCCAGAACGGGCTCGACGCCAGCAAGGGCTTTGAAAACCAGGGCGACCTGCTGATTAAAACCCGTCTGGCGGCAGACGCCGTGGGCGCCACCAAAATGGACCGCCCGGAGTGGATAGCGGTCGATCCGTACCACACCGGCAGCGTCTACTGCACGCTCACCAACAACAGCGATCGCGGCAAGGAAGGCAAAGCGCCGGTGGATGCGGCTAACCCGCGCGCCAAAAACGTTTACGGCCACATCATGCACTGGCTGGAGCAGAACGGCGACCCGACCGCGCTGGCCTTCGCCTGGGATATCCTGGTGATGGGCGGTCGCACCGATACCGACAAACCGGAAGCCAAAGGCAGCATGAAGGGCGCGGAATTCGGCAGCGCCGACGGCCTGAGCTTCGATCATCGCGGCGTGCTGTGGATCCAGACCGATGTGTCGTCATCGACCATCAACCGTAAAGATTACGAAGGCATGGGCAACAATCAGATGGTGGCGACGATCCCCGGCACCAACGAGTTCCGCCGCTTCCTGACCGGCCCGCGCGGCTGCGAAATCACCGGCATCGCGTTTACGCCGGATAACCGGACGCTGTTTATTAACATCCAGCACCCTGGCGAGCCGGGCGAAGGGCTGAGCGATCCGCAGCATCCGACGGCAGTATCAAGCTGGCCCGACGGCGATAAAGCCGGGCGTCCGCGCTCCTCGACCGTGGTTATCGTGAAAGCCGACGGCGGCATGATCGGCACCTGA